The genomic segment actctgcctgccccgaccttgGCCTGCTCCGACGATTCTTCTGCTTACTCCTTGGTACCCCGCTTCTGGCTTTATCTGGGACTGTTTGGCCATTCCTTgcctcctcacatctggactcgcTAACCCAGGCTTGACAATAGTAAAGGAAATACAACAGTGCAATTCCATCAGCAGGCAGATATTCTTCTACATGGATCCTgcagataaaagaaaaacaaatagataAAGTATATGCAAATCCACTTTTCAAGACTACAAACTGTATTGTCTCTACCCATCCCCTTCAGCTGCAGGTTACGTACCACTTATCCTCTGCTCTGCCGCCGCCATCTTCACTATATTCACTGATGGAAATTATATGTGGCATATTCATTTCTGCTCTGTTGTATTAGCACAGAcatctttatttttctgtgctttcttctttttcttcttctgatcctTATTATCCTTCTTATCCGTATTCTTCTTCttatccttcttcttctggcGTTCAGATATTGCCTTACTAGTTTCTGGTGGATCCTGTTTCTGACTTCTGCGCAAAAATAAGTAGTGTACAGATGGTGAAGGACTACTTACAGTAAGGGAATATTATTGCATATAAgttaaattaaagaaataaaaaggccTATTTCAGGCAGACAAACTTTACTTACATTTCTGCTGGCGCTACTTTTGGCTGCTCAGTATCAGGCCCCTTCTCTATGTCAATATCCGAGGGTCTTTCTATTTTAAAATTCTCTGCTACGAGCATATATCTGCAGTGCAGGTACctgaacaaataaaagaaatgtcatTCACGAAGGCTTTAAAATATAAGCACAACACtgtaatatgtaaaaatatgaaatattaaatctgttatttaaaatctgcgaagacagaatccctttaacattttaaagtGCTCCCCACACAAGGTCACAAGTCACAGTCAGGTCCTACTCAACTCCCCAGACCATAACAAGAAATAACTACAGTAGCATTAAAATGGCTGGGGATCAGGGAGTGAGTTTTTCATTTGTCCTTTATAAAGATTCTGAAATAATGTCACTTACCATCCGATGCTTAATGCCACTATTAATGCCAGCAATGCCACgatagtaataatatatatatcctcTTTTGAAAATACCGGCTGTACGGTGCTTGCGGGTGCTTGTGTCACTGTATTCAGCACCTCCGTTGCAATAGTCGTTTTTTCAATAGGTTCTGGTTCCTGATATTCATAATCTTCTTTTTCTTGTGACCTCACTGCAGAATAGAGACGGGTCAGGTTAAACACCCAAATCGACTTTCGTTGGTGATACTCTCTGCTGTGAAAGCTTCCCATTAAAGGGAATCACcaagtaaaaaaatcatttaatttcatTAATTGTTTGTGCGGCCATTGCTCTGCTTACCTGGTGTGGAAAGTAGCCATATAATGCTCAGTCCAAGGAAAATCAATAATTTAAGATGACTGGAAAACATGTCTCTCTTGTTGGAAATTGTAATTCTTGTAAGATTAAATTTTACTGCAAAGAGATAAAAGGAAAGATAAGATGTTAAACTCTGTGATTCACTCAGTGGAACTAGAGAGGATACTGGAGGGTGAAATCTCATTCCATCTCTGCTATAACAGTACAATACAAGCTTTACACACATTTATGCATACATGTAAATGTCATTTCTGAAACttaaaatatatacttaaaaaaaaaaaaaaaaaaaaaaaatatatatatatatatatatatatatataatttggccCCTCCTAAGGTTTGTGGGTTAAATGGGTCCCTTGCCCACAACGTTCCGTTTGCAATAAATGTGCAGTAGATACTTATAGATATGATGTTGTTGTATATACAGTGGTAACAAATAACTGCAGGCAGATTAAGCCTTATGTTTAGTATTTAAAGTatctgtgatgtcacaatgatgaGCTCAGTCAGGGTTGGGTGActtaaagggtcagtaacacCTAATCATTAAAATACCTTTATGTTTTTAGACAAAATCCATATTTAatgctaattttaaaaaaaactttgggttAAAAgttaaatacaggtgtgggatcccttatccggaaactagggatgcaccgaatccaggattcggtttgggattcagccaggattcagcctttttcaacatatgcaaattagggacagggagggaaattgagtaacattttgtcacaaaacaaggaagtaaaaaatgtttccccttcccacccctaatttgcatatgcaaattaggattcggatttggttcagtattcggccgaatgtttcgcaaaggattcaggggttcggccgaatccaaaataatggattcggtgcatccctatcggaaacccattatccagaaagctttgtattatggaatggccgtctcccatagactccattttatccaaataactcacatttttaaaaaatatttcctttttctctgtaataataaaacagtatattgtacttgatcccaactaagatataattaatccttattggaagcaaaaccagcctattgggtttatttaatgtttacatgattttctagtagatttaaggtatgaaggtccaaattaaagaaagatccgttatccggtcctatacctgtaattagggatgcactgaatccaaagcgaacccccgaatcctttgcaaaagatgcggctgaataccgaaacggaatcttaatttgcatatgtaaattaggggtaggaaggggaaaacattttttacttccttgtttttgtgacaaaaagtcaccagattTCCCTCtgtgcccctaatttgcatatgcaaattaggattcaggttcggccaggcagaaggattaggccgaatcctgctgaaaaaggccgaatgccgaaccgaatcctggattcagtgcatccctacctataaTACCTTTAGCTGGCCTTGCttactttataatattttatatgttctacctttttaaaaaaaaaaaaaactctcctgTGCCTCACTGTCACATAGGTAGTCAGTCTGGGGAATATAGGAAAACTATAATTTACCCATAATGTTCTCTTCAATAAATAAGAGTAGATATTCTGAGATATGATGTTGCTCTTGTGAGTGTTAAAGTGTATAGTAGTGCCAACACAGTGAGCCTTACATTCGTCAGATACAGTGTCTGTGAGGTCATAGTGATTATGATGTCATAGTGATATGTCATAATGATCACACTGGTCAAAGGCAAAGtgactttctctgtaataataaaaccgttcattgtacttgatcgaaactaagatatacttgattttcttgtagacttaaggtatgaaggtccaacttaaggaaagatccgttatccggaaaaccccaggtcccaagcattctgagtAACAGGTCCTACACCTGTAATACCTTTAGCTGACCTTGCttactttataatattttatacagtatgttctaccttttaaaaaaaaacaaaaaaaaaaactagtctcTAACTGTCCTGTGCCTCAGTCTGTGGAATATAGGAAAACCATCACTTACCCATAATGTTCTATAAATAAGCGTAGATATTCTGAGATATGATGTTGCTGTTGTGAGTGTTAAAGTGTATAGTAGAGCCAACACAGCGAGCCTTACATCTGTCAGATACAGTGTCTGTGAGGTCATAGTGATTATGATGTCATAGTGATATGTCATAATGATCATACTGGTCACAAGCAAAGTGACTTTCAAGGGCTAGTAAGACCAAAGCATTAAAATGCCTCTATGAATTTATATATAATGCTCAATTGctgagtatttttaaaaattatacttcTCTCCTTTAAAATAGTAGTATATGGAAATGTTGTGACTGTGTGTCAATAGGAATATAAGCATGACTTACCCATAATGTCTAGAGTTTAAGATGTGTTGTTGCTGCATCgagcaataaaaagaaatgatgaTGCAAACTGAATGCACAGTAATCCCTAGTTTCATTGGTCAGagtattgtgatgtcataatgatcaaCTCGGTCAGAGTATTGTGATATCATAATGATCAATTCAGTCAGTCAGGGAAGGgaaacttatttttttacattaagggggttatttatcaaagtttgtgagctttttctacctcaaataaactcacaactccaatttttgcttatttatgaaaacaccTGAATGCAAATAACTCGACTGAATGCAATCGTGGGGGGGGGAAAtagaataccttgaatttatcgaGTTATAGGCTAGAAAACCTCGATTGcatcaaatttatcaaattttcaagcccaaaccaaaataaaaaacccCGAAAATCATgataagtccaccaattgactccagataggttctaggagctcccccataggctaataaaTTATTGGATTATATGTAAAAAGCAGTGTTTTCTTTAGAGGGGTTCAAACAGATGCTGTCTGACATTTCAGGTTTGGAAAACAAGATCATTTAGGCCATGACACTGATCCACCCTTGCAAAAAGTACACCTCTGGAAATGCAGACCACTTAGCATGAGATATGAACACTTATTTGCTGTTACATACTATAACAACTATGGCCTAATGACTGATGCACCAATGATATTCACTAAGATCCCTTGCTATAAATTGCTCTATGGAATAAGGGGAAATAGTTACTTACCGATTATGTCTGTTAAAAATAAGATGCTTCTGTCTCGAGTGCTCAAGACAAAATGACGATGAAGTGTAAATGCCGGTACAAACTGGTTTAGTCTCTATGGTAACAGCATTGTGATGTCATGAAAAGTAAACACAGGGACAATCAGCCTTAGTTACTATGGTTacggcattgtgatgtcatgaaAAGTAAATGCAGGCACAGCCTTAGTTTTTATGGCTgcagcattgtgatgtcataaagcGAATTAGAGatgttgttaacctttaaattgcCTGTCCGTTGCTTGGGTCTAAATTATGAGCAAGTTTGTCCCCCATATAACTGCACCATATGTACCTTTCTCCTCTCCTGCAATACCATTCTATCCTCCTTCTACTTGGAGTGACCCATTGCAGACACAAAATCAGGGGTCACCTATAGCAGGGGGAGGTTGGGGGCCCAGCACTCATAGTTACTTCACTGAGAGGGGATGTGAGTTAGGTAGTAAGTGcatgtgtgggacctgttatccagaatgccctggatctggggttttttggTTGAATGATCTTTATACCTTGCCTCCTCTAAAGCAAACTGGGGAGGCTTAAGAttgtgttttttgccttcctctggatcaaatagcagttaggcaggttaaaatca from the Xenopus laevis strain J_2021 chromosome 9_10L, Xenopus_laevis_v10.1, whole genome shotgun sequence genome contains:
- the LOC108701612 gene encoding uncharacterized protein LOC108701612 isoform X2, with amino-acid sequence MGSFHSREYHQRKSIWVFNLTRLYSAVRSQEKEDYEYQEPEPIEKTTIATEVLNTVTQAPASTVQPVFSKEDIYIITIVALLALIVALSIGWYLHCRYMLVAENFKIERPSDIDIEKGPDTEQPKVAPAEISQKQDPPETSKAISERQKKKDKKKNTDKKDNKDQKKKKKKAQKNKDVCANTTEQK
- the LOC108701612 gene encoding uncharacterized protein LOC108701612 isoform X1, whose product is MCVKLVLYCYSRDGMRFHPPVSSLVPLSESQSLTSYLSFYLFAVKFNLTRITISNKRDMFSSHLKLLIFLGLSIIWLLSTPVRSQEKEDYEYQEPEPIEKTTIATEVLNTVTQAPASTVQPVFSKEDIYIITIVALLALIVALSIGWYLHCRYMLVAENFKIERPSDIDIEKGPDTEQPKVAPAEISQKQDPPETSKAISERQKKKDKKKNTDKKDNKDQKKKKKKAQKNKDVCANTTEQK
- the LOC108701612 gene encoding uncharacterized protein LOC108701612 isoform X3 — encoded protein: MFSSHLKLLIFLGLSIIWLLSTPVRSQEKEDYEYQEPEPIEKTTIATEVLNTVTQAPASTVQPVFSKEDIYIITIVALLALIVALSIGWYLHCRYMLVAENFKIERPSDIDIEKGPDTEQPKVAPAEISQKQDPPETSKAISERQKKKDKKKNTDKKDNKDQKKKKKKAQKNKDVCANTTEQK